The Miscanthus floridulus cultivar M001 chromosome 7, ASM1932011v1, whole genome shotgun sequence genome includes a region encoding these proteins:
- the LOC136463504 gene encoding uncharacterized protein has protein sequence MEKAVTGIGLFILRNLIEFFCFSCKLFTKGHRKGQLANEGYNDWIHLGQRLKEHETSADHVLSMTAWYELRNRLQTDQTIDKAAQRQLEKEKDHWRKVLFRIVGIVKFLAKHNLAFRGSNSKLYDDSNGNFLGLVEMLAEFDPVIQEHVRRITNDETHVHYLGPRIQNELIHLLASAIKSEIIKKIKSAKYFSVILDCTPDVSHQEQMSLIIRYVDSTSGHVEESFLGFLDVNDTTGQALFDVLENELKILDLDIDNVRGQGYDNGSNMKGKHQGVQRKLLDVNPRAFYSACGCHSLNLTLCDMATKTCGRAKDFFGIIQRIYTAFANSTKKWQILKENITGLTLKSVSATRWESRIDSVKAIRFQCADIREALLQVSDIDNDPAKSSEAKGLANNELGQYDFIVAVAIWYEVLYAANLVSKQMQEKDMLIDGYRETGFLQALESAKEIALEMDIGTTFTKKRKITRKRHHDENPEDTNIATMSPEELFRIEYFNTLIDQAIVSLETRFEQYKEYQKNFGFLFTSETLRSLDNQSLKSSCDNLEAVLKKDEKSDIDAKELYMELKFLQDFIPEERMGPVEILRFLKKHGCFPNATIAYRVLLTIPVTVASAERSFSKLKLLKTYLRSTMTQERLNDLAIIALEGELLEKIDYEHIIEDFISKNTKRMMLFK, from the exons ATGGAGAAAGCTGTGACAGGGATTGGCTTGTTTATTCTAAGGAACTTGATAGAGTTTTTTTGCTTCAGCTGTAAATTATTTACAAAAGGTCATCGAAAAGGTCAGTTGGCAAATGAGGGTTATAATGACTGGATACATCTTGGGCAGAGACTCAAAGAGCACGAGACAAGTGCAGATCATGTTTTGAGCATGACAGCTTGGTATGAGTTGCGTAACAGATTGCAAACTGATCAAACTATTGACAAAGCTGCTCAACGACAACTTGAGAAAGAAAAGGACCATTGGAGGAAGGTTTTATTTAGAATTGTTGGCATAGTAAAATTTCTTGCCAAGCATAATCTTGCATTTCGTGGAAGTAACAGCAAACTATATGATGATAGCAATGGGAATTTTTTGGGCTTAGTAGAGATGTTGGCTGAATTTGATCCAGTTATTCAAGAGCATGTCCGCCGGATTACAAATGATGAAACTCACGTTCATTATCTTGGTCCTAGGATTCAGAATGAGTTGATACACTTACTTGCTTCTGCTATTAAGTCTGAAATTATTAAGAAGATAAAGAGTGCAAAGTATTTCTCTGTCATACTTGATTGTACCCCTGATGTAAGTCACCAAGAACAAATGTCTTTAATTATAAGATATGTGGACTCAACATCAGGTCATGTTGAAGAATCCTTTCTAGGATTCTTAGATGTAAATGACACGACTGGACAAGCACTTTTTGATGTGCTAGAGAATGAGCTAaagattcttgatcttgacatagatAATGTGAGAGGACAAGGCTATGATAATGGTTCAAATATGAAAGGAAAACATCAAGGTGTACAAAGGAAGCTTTTGGATGTAAATCCTAGAGCTTTTTATTCAGCTTGTGGTTGTCATAGCCTTAATTTAACACTTTGTGATATGGCTACTAAGACTTGTGGCAGAGCTAAAGATTTTTTTGGAATCATCCAACGTATCTACACAGCATTTGCTAACTCTACAAAAAAatggcagatactaaaagaaaaCATAACTGGACTGACTCTCAAGTCAGTTTCAGCTACACGATGGGAGAGTCGCATTGATAGTGTTAAAGCTATCAGGTTTCAGTGTGCAGACATTCGGGAGGCTCTACTTCAG GTATCTGATATTGATAACGATCCAGCAAAGAGTAGTGAGGCTAAAGGTTTGGCAAATAATGAACTTGGACAATATGACTTTATAGTGGCAGTTGCTATTTGGTATGAGGTACTGTATGCTGCTAATTTGGTAAGCAAACAAATGCAAGAAAAGGATATGCTTATTGAT GGCTATAGGGAAACTGGTTTCTTACAAGCTTTGGAGTCGGCCAAAGAAATTGCACTTGAGATGGATATTGGTACTACATtcactaaaaaaagaaaaattacaaGAAAGAGGCATCACGATGAGAACCCAGAAGACACAAATATTGCCACAATGTCTCCAGAGGAGTTATTTAGAATAGAGTATTTTAACACTCTTATTGATCAAGCTATTGTCTCTCTGGAAACAAGATTTGAGCAGTACAAAGAATACCAAAAAAATTTTGGTTTCTTATTTACTTCGGAAACATTGCGGTCGTTGGATAACCAAAGCTTGAAGTCTTCTTGTGATAATCTTGAGGCTGTCCTTAAAAAGGATGAAAAATCTGATATTGATGCCAAAGAACTATATATGGAGCTGAAGTTTCTACAAGACTTCATTCCAGAAGAAAGAATGGGGCCTGTTGAAATTTTGCGGTTTTTAAAGAAGCATGGTTGTTTTCCTAATGCAACTATTGCATATAGAGTTTTGTTGACTATTCCTGTGACTGTTGCATCAGCAGAGCGAAGCTTTTCTAAGTTAAAGCTATTGAAGACTTATTTGCGTTCTACAATGACACAAGAAAGACTTAATGATTTGGCTATAATAGCACTTGAAGGTGAACTGTTGGAGAAGATTGATTATGAGCATATTATTGAAGACTTCATTTCAAAGAACACTAAAAGAATGATGTTATTCAAGTAA